A stretch of DNA from Leguminivora glycinivorella isolate SPB_JAAS2020 chromosome 12, LegGlyc_1.1, whole genome shotgun sequence:
tgcaaaattgaatgtaacctcaacagcccgcaatgtaactaaaatcgcatgcgagttcgcacgccgtctaaatcaggccttaattGTACCTAAAAATTGCACGACGACAATCACACGACTTTTCTAATCCTAAAAACGGAGTATAGTCAAATTTACACATCTGAATTTCCTCATACCGGCACGTAATCTGTGGGTCTACAGCATTAGGCTTTGAAGATCATCACGGGGACTTGACACAATATATCAAATTTTGTCGACATCGGTTAGGTAAAAATGGTTGGTTAattttatcgctgactgtactttCGTTCCACAGGCAGCTAATACTCATCGAGACAGTTCTAAAACCATGAAATTTGACTTAGACACATAGGTATACATGCAAAGTTTCAGCTCTATTGTACATAATTCAGTGAGTTTGACATCGTCGAGGAAacaataacattaaatttaaacatattAAATCTTAAGTTTCCTTAATGGATATCTAATCTCGGATTTGATTTCTGTGTAAACAATGACAAATATAAATTTTCCGTAACTATTTTTTGTTGATCAACCTATTTAAAAGAGCGACTGTTAATATTTGCGTCTGAAACATCAATCGAATAGAAAAAAATGCTATGGGACGAAGGTCGACAAGTGGTAAATGCTCTTGGTAAAATAAACgattaggaaaaaaaaaactgttagatAAAGGATCGCCTGTCAATACATGCCAATAGAAACATACATGAACGACAACAAACTCTAGTGGGGAAAAATGCGACTGGAAACGGCGCGATGCGGAACTAACGCGTTTGGGTAACTGATCTAACCACTcagcccaacgtgtgatatattgttggataggtattcaaaaacgaataagggtttactaatatcgttttttgataatatcaatattttaggaaataatcgctcctaaaggaaaaaaaagtgcgtcccccctctaacttttgaaccatatgtttaaaaaatttgaaaaaaatcacaaaagtagaactttataaagactttctaggaaaattgttttgaacttgataggttcagtagtttttgagaaaaatacggaaaactacggaaccctacacagcgtggcccgacacgctcttggccggtttttttgaagatagagcaatgattttttcaacacagattgttattatttttatttgtgtcggaccgtttttatttttttgatattctgctttttaaagattctagatagggttgccaaccgtactatataatatagtattgtactatattttggcccagcgtactatattctatatgacaaagatatagtacgcaaaagtactatatttttggggtccttgctagtggcgaatttacactaggATCAAACCGCCAGGGGCggcgtttttataataaaaaaaaatttcgcgctcgctacgctcgcgcttTCATTTCTACCTGACATCCATTGTACATTTCATTACTTCGTTCTGACATGAACTTATTAcagttacaaatatataaagccaccgttgtttgcaaacatttgtctttttaacccccgacgcaaaaacgacgggctgttataagtttgacgtgtctgtctgaaagctcagttagtcgggagtgttcttagccatgttttatgcaaatcggtctactacgtcgcggtcgggggttttttcaaaattttaattttgtggttaggttaggttattccaCGATATATTAAATAACAGCATTTCTTAAGacagcttcgatttgaatccattggtattataatattatgatagtttttaaagcctatcatattaacagcatcgtctttaagcAAACTAGTATCCcataattacttcacagctcattgattctgtgatatttagcatcaaagttgaactagGACCAAAACTGGTTCTTTGATCAAAACTTttgccttaattagtttaaaattaaaatcgctcTTGCAAGTTTAAATTTCATAAAATGTCTAGATTTCATGTAAGTATGTAAGATCCTTCAccaaaacaaaaatacaaatagGGTAATAGGGGCCTTTTCGCAAAACCATTTATGGACGAGTTTCATTTGCCATGCCAACCAACATTTCGCCAAAGTTTCATTTTAACAATTTAACACTTAGCAACTTTTCAATTGGTAGAATATTGTAAAGCAGATTATTAAAATCCATCTAAACTTTTACCAGACATATCATTTGTCAAATGCTTCACTTGCTGAAACAACTCTTGGACAAATAACGTTTCGCAACGAAACATTAGGCAAGTTACAAATAATTTCTAACATCATCCACAAGTTTGCTTTTTAAAAAAAGGCCAAATGTTAAGTTAGTGAACGTGAGCTTagcaaataaaacaattatgataagttgggaaatgaacattcggcagaataaaattccgcgaaacttgagttgggaagtgatattcggtcGTTTTACAATTTTCGACGACAAAATAAGAGAACCAATacaacacaaaacttgtcaaaatcgACGAAAACCGAGTGGAGCCCCTTACAGTGGGCAGAAAAAACGATTTCTACGACTCGGTTATCGATTATCTGTtccgtactatattttatttcggtgtactatattttatagatggaattttctaaaatactatatttccctaaaaaaaagttggcaaccctaattctagagccaatcaaaaatttccaaaaacggccttttttattgtggcgcaaaaaaaggtgtgatactcaagattggtaacaattaactaaaaaagctaaacggtccgacatagattattttattgttattcagattctcaaacttcgttccgattgattaagttttgaaggaggaaagagtcgagagcggaacctcgatttttaaagattttttttgaaatatcttttgaccgagttgttcttaatggacaattttttttcgagaaatctagttaataacacttgtatatttaagcattttcttttcctttttagcattttcgctaccgtatcctcttaagctaaaatttggtaccaatatgtacaccgtgtccaataagtttgaatacagcacaaatagccaataaaacaaaatgaacaaatagttactacattattattatattttatgaatggcaatcttatttactacattcacaacaaatgttttggaataactccagcattaacttgtttaccagcctcaaacgcttctcaaacggatcacacgcggcacgcaccgttttcttcacatttcatcccaaatactctcgataatctttttgaaatgatctaggtttatgattttataaaaatttagtcttcaaagcatgtatgaccatacaaaatagtctaatacgcctaaacctggaggcctgggtggccactcatgtttcggataaaaaactgccaaattagtctgaaactacgctagaataccatttgccgaatgtgctggagctgcgtcttgttgggacacatgatactcattcccaagcatcctttttaactttaaggcatttttttctccaaaaccttggttttaaagaaaaaaacgttgattttaacgcttttatctgtaagtactgaaggtagtttacctcgcttacatactgcatcccacacctgggccgatggtgagctctggaacctaggcacatttttctagttgcccggaacgttatctatcctcggtacccataatagtttattttggacacgtggcgtctgttttatcacatacagattctgcttataaaaaataactcgtcacctgcgtgccgagcaagtattttgttgccactttacctctttgtttttcttagacacttcggaaatttcatgtactttgtgcttgtattttattaagaggaatatactctttaatttaaataagaatttgatggcctgtgatccctatatctttagaactgaggtaaaatgtgagtattcggacttattggacacggtgtatatcaatcacgccaacaaagtgcaaaaataaaaaagagaaaaaaatgttttgttagggtaccccccctacatgtaaagtgggggctgatatttttttttcattccaacctcaacgtgtgatatattgttggataggtatttaaaaatgaataagggtttagttagataattttttgataatattaatattttcggaaataatcgcttctaaaggacaaaaaagtgcgccccccccccctctaactgttgaaccatatgtttaaaaaatatgaaaaaaatcacaaaagtagaactttattaagactttctaggaaaattattttgaacttgataggttcagtagtttttgagaaaaatacgaaaaactacggaaccctacactgagcgtggcccgacacgctttagtatgaccccccttACGCTCTGACGTAATGTGGACGATCTCTATTTAGTCTATATTTGTGTATAcgtaagtgattattaaaattATCCTATACTGTTTATTTCGTTTTTacgtacgagtaggtatatttcATATCCAAAGTTCTACAAAGTCTACATCTATTTTCTTTGATAAATGTGATGTGGGTTTATATCTCTGGCAATCTTTCACTTGTTATATGGACAGTGTCCAAGTCACACACTAAGCAGTCTAGTTTTAAAATGTAGAAGCTTTTCTGGAAGGAAGGAAGGACAAggaaggccgcaaaaatatccGACATGATCTTATTTATAGAGCCATCACTCATCCATCAGACAACTCGTATTTTGTTGGTGTTGTATGATGAGCCATGGTTAATGCTGAAAATCGACAAAACGGAAGTTAGGTTATTTCAGCGCCGATTTCCGCAAAAAGTTCTTGTCAATCCTGCCGACTATGTTGGTTTCTCCTCGGCCGATTAGGGCATCAGTCATCATTGTCATCAAACAAGGTGCTTCTCGAAAGTTACCATTGTCTGCTTCTATAAGACCTGTTACTATAAGACCATAGATGAGTCTATGGAACACGATGCACGAACACGCACGCtgatagttttattgtaaaagtaaatgttaCATTTTCTTTTAAAACTTCTGCCATAATTACTCGAACTTGACCACTAGTAACAAATAAAAGGCAGAGGCTAAAAGTATTCTCGATCCAAATCGTATTCCAAAAATGGACACTATGACGTCAAATGTCCGCTATTTTGAAAGAAGAACCGGtcaataacttttattttattaaattccgtGAGCGagattttttgtatgtttttaaaGATAAATGTCAAAGTCCAGATGACGCGGACGCTTAACTTATGTTTATTCTGTACTTAGTACTTTATCTGCAGGTACTAGTACCTACAGTCACTAAGCTATAATAATTCACTGTTCAAAGGCTGCAAAATGATCTAACACGATCTTATTTGAAGAGCAGTGAGAAAGGCCTTCGAAGTGTATCatattattgccggtgactgtactatttataatttacCAAACAGTTTTGAGGTTCTGAATATTCTTATCTACTGTAATCACATAAAATAAGGTGGTGCCATCCTATCATAATCTACTGTaattgataattattatttattacgcgCAATGTGCCATAATGcgtaataatataatatgaatacagattgatTCACAGGAATCgtgaaataatattgaaatataAGTTCAAATTTTTCGCTTGCCCCCATGAATGACCATGTCCATGACATCACTATGTCATATTTGTCACTTCGATTGACGTAAGAATAAATGGCATAACAATCCAATTCATTGTTTCTCTATGTAGGTAAACTTACAGTACTTATAACTtctatgaataatatttttaaaatttctaagtGATTTCTGACACATATTGTTCAGTTCCTGCATTGGCAGCACGGGCCCATTTACACGATGCGAAATTATTGCATTTACTATATTGcggcacaaactactaagaaatAACTACGTGCGGTATTGGATTCCTGTGCTGAATCGTATGCAACCTCAACAGATCGCATTGTATCTAAATTCTCGTTGAAAAATAGACAGAACTCAGGTTATTTAGGGTCGCTAAAACAAGACTCTTATCAATATaagcaaaacaaacaaaagtcACAACTTAgttacagtaaacggccataaagaatgcacatcggtctttggaaagagacacttaacgtcacataagtaaaaaaaccggccaagagcgtgtcgggccacgctcagtgtagggttccgtagttttccgtatttttctcaaaaactactgaacctatcaagttcaaaacaattttcctagaaagtctttataaagttctacttttatgatttttttcatattttttaaacatatggttctaAAGTTACAGGGGGGGGGACgctctttttttcctttaggagcgattatttccgaaaatgttaatattatcaaaaaacgatcttagtaaacccttattcatttttaaatacctatccaacaatatatcacacgttggggttggaatgaaaaaaaatatcagcccccactttacatgtagggggggtaccctaataaaacatttttttccactttttatttttgcactttgttggcgtgattgatatacatattggtaccaaatttcagttttctagtgctaacggttactgagattatccgcggaaggacagacggacagacagacatggcgaaactataagggtacgaagacgaaaaaccgatgtgcattatttatggccgtttactataatatgtattaatgccACCATTGTATCTTTCATTTAAATATTTGCTAACATTCCTAGATCTCAAAACCGACTAGTAAAAAAATGCCAAAATCCCAGAAGTTAAGTTCGTTTCCCAAAATGCACAAACTTCAAATACTATGCTGATATTACCAAATTACCAATgtaataaatgtcataatacattgcaaattaagtaggtaaatgTAGGGCTGTCATGTTATCGTCTTATATTCAAGCTGACTGATAATTGATAAACAATGATTGATAATATGACGAGTAAAGGTCATAAAACTCATAAACTGGCATTTATAGCGTAGTTacctttaattatttataaggaAGTTCAATAGTTTTATTAAGTAAAAACTTTTGCGAAAATACAactatattaaacatgtaaaatcgggtaactcttGTATCGACTCTGATACAAAACGTTTCTTGCCTGAGCTCTCATTTGCTTGTGAGTTTGGGAGAACAATTTCAGTCCTAGATAATGAGGTACAATTCTACCTTTGACCTGACATGTACATCATTTTAGTAATAtaacaaatcatcatcatctgctTCGCTAACATTGTTGAGATAAGAGGTTGGTTACACTGAGAAGGAAATGATTCATACCTTGAACTGAAGATATGACCTCGGTGGCTCTCTCGCCCATAAGCTCTCAGCACAGCTGATAGCTTCCACCGGATTATATGCCACCACCTGTATAGAAAATAGTTTTATGACCATGGGTCACTAAGGTACACAACCTATGTATTTATAACATGAACAATTGTTATTATAGTAATACCAAGAATATATTGAAGTATTATGATTGTTATTGTTTTACTATCTCAATCAATTGGGAAACTATCCTGAGGACTTGGTCCTTATTATTCCTTATCTATATGAGAATTATGATATATGTGAATGTATTTATGTTGTAGAATTATATTAGCATAGTTATTGGCTCATAGCATGAACCGATCtgggtttaaaataataataataatatgacttGTAAACATGGTATGATATATCCATATATTGGATTTATTAAGATTGGTTATAACGCATAATATGATCATATTCGTATGTCAACACATAAGTAATTGCACAGGTTGCAACACAACGTTACGCATTCGTTCAATATCCGTAAGAAGGCTACACAGCCTCATACTCTAAGGGTAATCCCTCTATTTCGTCACTGACCATGGTCAAGGCAACTCAGCCTCTATATCAAGGATCAAATCCTCTTTCGCTTCGGCCGTAGCCAGGCAAACATAGCCTCTATATAAAAGGATAAATCCTCTTTCACTTCGGCCGTAGCCAGGCAAACATAGCCTCTATATAAAAGGATAAATCCTCTTTCACTTCGGCCGTAGCCAGGCAAACATAGCCTCTATATAAAAGGTTAAATCCTCTTTCACTTCGGCCGTAGCCAGGCAAACATAGCCTCTATATAAAAGGTTAAATCCTCTTTCACTTCGGCCGTAGCCGCAAACATAGCCTCTCGACAAGTACGCAAGTGAGACAAACAGGTTAAGGGCAAACGATATTCTCCTCTCTCGCCAAACTCATGCACATCATCTTCACCTCAGGTTAACTTTTAAGGCATATTAATTATAGTGATTATTAAGCGCATTGGTCTCAAATAAAGATAAGCAGCTCAAACTCAAATAAGACAGATCTCTCGTTCTAAATGGAGATCATgatgaagaaaataaatatgtgaATGGGACAACCATGTcctcttttatttcttttatactCAAACTATACTTAGCTTTTGGAGAGCCGAAGGGAAGATGCATGTGGCTTTCACGAGGCactttatttataacttttatatcgCACGTTCCCAAACTAACTTTGACACACAAAGATGGCGCAATCAAAAAGGAAAAGGAAACGTCAGCTTACCATAGACTAATTTGAAGCTGTCATATGTGTTGCCTGTTGAAATATGTACACATCGCGGGAGTCCGCGACACACCCGCCGAGCGAGCTATAACGATGCAGTAAGTGTGGTCATCAGATGGCGGGTCCACTCTCGGATTTTTTCCCTAGCTTGGACCGCCGCAGCCCTCATTTGCCTTTCATTGTCAGACTGGTTTACTTCTGACTCATAGTTTTCATCAGCCATATCAGCTTCTAAGTTTATATTATCACATTTATGCTCTATGTTTGACTCTATCATATCTTTGTCTGTATTTGGAACGTTGAGGTTCTCCTCTGTCATCTCATTGCTATGTGCCGTGTCCACGTCCATGCTGTCAACTGTGTCGAGCTCCATTTCTAGTTGTACATCGGGATAAAACTCTCTTTGTATCACTGAAGAATCTGTACTTTCTtctaatttcatttcttttatcCTTGTTGTAGGTTCTTCCTCTAATTGATGATTAGACAAATTGTTAGGTGTTGGAACATCTTCTACTTCCAAAGGGTATAAGTGTAATAAGGATCTCGTAAATGTACCATTGTCGATCTTCACTCGAGCGACTCTACATAATCCATCAGCTCCTTTAATTAATTCAACGATCTTCCCTACTTTCCAGTTCTCTCTGTTCTTAGTATCACCTTTCATTTGTACAATGTCCCCAACACATGGTTCATTGTGAGTTTTAACTCTGGGTTGTTTGGTTGAATTTTTGTAACGTTCTCTTAAGCTAAGCAGATACTGATTCATGAACATGTCCTTGTATTCTCTCATGATAGTCTCACCACGTCTCCAACCTTCTATGAGTTGTTGTTTGGTTGTAGTGGCGTTAACGGGTGTTTCCTTCATTGACATCTGTAGTCCTAGACATTTTCCCGGTGTCAAGAAGTCTGCTGGTTTCAATACATGTTCCAAACCAGTACCTATGTAGGTTAATGGTCTTGTGTTGACGACACTTTCTACTTCTTTAAGAACGGTTAGTAGTTGGGTATCGTTCAATAGATGTTTCTGTAGTGTTCGTTTAAGACAGTGCTTGGTAACACCCACTAATCTTTCGTATACGCCCCCATGCCATGGGGCCAGCTGAGGGATGAATTTCCATTGTATATTTTCCTCTGTTAAACTTTTAGTTGTCATTAGTTCAGATAGTAGTTTGAATTGAAGTGCGTTGTCTGTTACAATCAGAGTAGGAACACCTCTGGTAGCCATGAATCTTCTAAATGCTAGTAAACATTCTTCTGCTGTCATGTCTTTTACTAGCTCCAAATGTATAGCACGAACGACTAAGCAAGTGAATAAGCAAATCCATCGTTTTTGTTGAGTTTCTTCTTTAACATACATTGGTCCAAAGTAATCTACACCTACATATGTATATGCTGTCTCATACTTTACTCTTTCAGGTGGTAAAGCAGGAGTTTCTGGTAAGGAGTAGGGTCCTCCGCCATGTTTCACACATTGCTGGCATTTACGgatatatttttgtacttgTGCTCTTCCTTGTGGAATCCAAAAGCGTTGTCTGATTATATCAAGGGTGTGAGGTATACCAACATGATAGTTGTTCTCATGTGCTTTCCTTATAACATTTGTAGTGTAATCGCAATCTTTGGGCAGAAGAATTGGGTGCTTTGCATCATACGATAAATCGGAGTGTGTCAGACGACCGTCGCATCGAAGGATTCCGTCCACATCTTTAAATAATCCTAGGTTACGGGTAAGACTGGTCTCCTTGTTATTGACTTCATCTGGATAATATTGTTTCTGTATACTTCTTATTTCTTGTGTTTCTGAGTTTACTCTGTTATCTGTATTGTTTGTCTGTGTTGTTGTACGaatatctttgatttttgattgATGCTTCTGATGTTTGTTCAAGTGACTATtctttttaaactgattttctTTATCTaggttcatttcattttcatgtaTTGTTTCTTTCGACAGACCCTCCCCCTCGAAAAAGGAGAGGTGTCGTACGGGTGGGCATGGCCAGTTGCTAGAGTCCTTTTCTAAGTCCCAGTTCAGACCAAGAGTTTTCACAGTTTTATCTGTAGTCGCATCTGTTATATTTTGCATAAATTCTTTAGAGTTAGAACTCCACTCTCTAAGGTTCATTGATATTTGCTTGAATACGTCTTTGCTGTCTTTATACAGTTTTGTTGCTTCTTCGACGCTGTTTGTTCCTGTCaaaacgttatctacatatataTTGTTGGCTAGATTTTTTAGTTTGTCATTGTCGGATCTGGATAGGTGCATTTTGATTGTAGCATTTAATAAAAATGGGCTTGATATAATTCCGAAAGGTACTCGTGTAAATCTTAAATGTATGAGATTCTCTTTCACTGCTGGTTTGGATACATCTTTTAACCATAAAAATCTTGTGACATCTCTGTCATTATCATTCAGGCCTATCTGTAGAAAAGCCTTTTCTACATCAGCGGTTATTCCAATTTTGTGGCATCTAAATTTCATTAACAAATTACATGAATTTTCTATCATTATACTATCTTTTTTCAGGCAGACATTCTGACAACTTGAATAATGAATCAGGTGATTAATGATTATTTGTATAATACATTCTAACAAAACTCTGTATATTTTCATGAAGTTATCATGTCTTATGTTGTTTAATTGTTTACTACAGTTGTTTGAAAATGGTTGTTTATCTTGATTTTTTGTTGTTTAAGTAGACGTAGTCGTGGTATTTTGCAGTTCTTTGTCAGGGCATAATGCTCTGTTATGTCGGTTTCTTGCCCCACAATAATGGCAGACATGTGTTGTTCTGCAGGTGTTTTGTCTGTGACcatatttaaaacatatgaaGCAGCGGTCAGATAACTTGCCTTTTCTCTCAGCTAAAGTTGTAAAGCGCGGACAACTATCATTGAAATGATCACCGTGACAAAATATACAGTCCTTCCTGTCTCGCTTTTTAGGTGGATATTGATTTCTTGATTCGTTATTGGCTTCATACGGTCTCTTCCTTCTGTCTACGCTAGAAAACGTTGAAGTACCCGGTTCGGT
This window harbors:
- the LOC125232218 gene encoding uncharacterized protein LOC125232218, which gives rise to MYVKEETQQKRWICLFTCLVVRAIHLELVKDMTAEECLLAFRRFMATRGVPTLIVTDNALQFKLLSELMTTKSLTEENIQWKFIPQLAPWHGGVYERLVGVTKHCLKRTLQKHLLNDTQLLTVLKEVESVVNTRPLTYIGTGLEHVLKPADFLTPGKCLGLQMSMKETPVNATTTKQQLIEGWRRGETIMREYKDMFMNQYLLSLRERYKNSTKQPRVKTHNEPCVGDIVQMKGDTKNRENWKVGKIVELIKGADGLCRVARVKIDNGTFTRSLLHLYPLEVEDVPTPNNLSNHQLEEEPTTRIKEMKLEESTDSSVIQREFYPDVQLEMELDTVDSMDVDTAHSNEMTEENLNVPNTDKDMIESNIEHKCDNINLEADMADENYESEVNQSDNERQMRAAAVQAREKIREWTRHLMTTLTASL